One stretch of Musicola paradisiaca NCPPB 2511 DNA includes these proteins:
- the hyfB gene encoding hydrogenase 4 subunit B, with amino-acid sequence MMTTLEWLGLSLSFYLAGALLSLLLCRQETLAIRASGLCAFIGGCAGVAAALPVLLGGAAVTAVFSGPFDAFAHLTLRVDALAAFMVLVISLLVIVTALYSLAYLQEYRGRGAWAMGFFMNLFIASMVALVVVDNAFYFIVLFEVMSLSSYFLVISDQDEEAISAGLLYFLIAHAGSVLIMMAFFLLYRHSNSLDFADFRQASLSAPQASVVFLLAFFGFGAKAGMLPLHGWLPRAHPAAPSHASALMSGVMVKIGIFGIIKVGIDLLGATEAWWGVVVLAFGAVSSVLGVLYALAEHDIKRLLAYHTVENIGIILMGVGVGMIGIATHHPLLALLGLLGGLYHLLNHAVFKGLLFLGAGAVIYRVHTKDMEKMGGLARQMPRTALAFLTGCMAISALPPLNGFVSEWFTYQSLFTLSHDGGIGMKLAAPIAIVMLAITGALAAMCFVKVYGISFCGAPRSEKAAQAREVPWPMTVAMLLLALLCVLLGIGASLVSPIITGIAADLAHTSAVAVSQGSQVFPGDSRQTVLDTPLIFILLLALPLLPLAIYSLLRGPRLDFRQKGTPWACGYGYESAMSASAGSFTQPLRVMFAPLYKMRKTLDPAPAMQRALERTTQAAARTEPVFDDHIVMPIVRGVQRLSRTAQWIQHGDFRVYCLYVVAALVILMLVTVV; translated from the coding sequence ATGATGACCACTCTGGAATGGCTGGGGCTGTCGCTGTCGTTCTATCTGGCTGGCGCGCTGCTGTCATTATTGCTGTGCCGTCAGGAAACACTGGCGATCCGCGCCAGCGGCCTGTGCGCGTTTATCGGCGGTTGCGCCGGCGTGGCGGCGGCATTGCCGGTTCTGCTCGGCGGCGCCGCCGTTACCGCCGTCTTTAGCGGGCCGTTCGATGCCTTCGCGCATCTGACGCTGCGTGTGGATGCGCTGGCGGCCTTTATGGTGCTGGTGATTTCGCTGCTGGTTATCGTCACCGCACTCTACTCGCTGGCTTACCTGCAGGAATACCGCGGGCGCGGCGCCTGGGCGATGGGGTTCTTCATGAACCTGTTTATCGCATCGATGGTGGCGTTGGTGGTGGTCGATAATGCCTTCTACTTCATCGTACTGTTTGAAGTGATGTCGCTGAGCTCCTACTTCCTGGTGATTTCCGACCAGGACGAAGAAGCCATCAGCGCCGGGCTGCTGTATTTCCTGATTGCGCACGCCGGTTCGGTGCTGATCATGATGGCCTTCTTCCTGCTCTATCGTCACAGCAACAGCCTCGACTTCGCCGACTTTCGTCAAGCCTCGCTGTCTGCGCCGCAGGCGTCCGTCGTCTTCCTGCTGGCGTTTTTCGGTTTCGGCGCCAAAGCCGGGATGTTGCCGTTGCACGGTTGGCTACCACGCGCACACCCGGCGGCGCCGTCGCATGCATCGGCACTGATGTCCGGCGTGATGGTGAAAATCGGTATCTTCGGCATCATCAAGGTCGGTATTGATCTGCTGGGCGCCACCGAAGCCTGGTGGGGCGTCGTGGTGCTGGCATTCGGCGCCGTGTCTTCGGTGCTGGGCGTGCTGTACGCACTGGCGGAGCATGACATCAAACGGCTGCTGGCGTACCACACGGTAGAAAACATCGGCATCATCTTGATGGGCGTCGGCGTCGGCATGATCGGCATCGCCACCCACCATCCGCTGCTGGCGCTGCTCGGCCTGCTCGGCGGGCTGTACCACCTGCTCAACCATGCGGTGTTCAAAGGGTTGCTGTTCCTCGGCGCCGGCGCGGTGATCTACCGCGTTCACACCAAGGATATGGAAAAAATGGGCGGTCTGGCGCGTCAGATGCCGCGTACCGCGCTGGCGTTTCTGACCGGGTGTATGGCCATCTCCGCGTTGCCGCCGCTCAACGGCTTCGTCAGCGAATGGTTTACCTATCAGTCGCTATTCACCCTCAGCCATGACGGCGGCATCGGCATGAAACTGGCGGCGCCCATCGCTATCGTCATGCTGGCGATTACCGGCGCGCTGGCGGCGATGTGCTTCGTCAAGGTTTACGGCATCAGCTTCTGCGGCGCGCCGCGCAGCGAAAAAGCCGCTCAGGCGCGCGAAGTGCCGTGGCCGATGACCGTCGCCATGCTGCTGTTGGCGCTGTTATGCGTACTGCTCGGCATCGGCGCCAGTCTGGTCTCCCCCATCATCACCGGCATCGCCGCTGATCTGGCGCACACCAGCGCGGTCGCGGTATCGCAAGGCAGCCAGGTCTTCCCCGGCGACAGCCGCCAGACCGTGCTCGATACACCGCTGATCTTCATCCTGCTGCTGGCGCTGCCGCTGCTGCCGCTGGCGATCTACAGCCTGCTGCGCGGCCCGCGACTGGACTTCCGCCAAAAAGGAACCCCCTGGGCTTGCGGCTACGGCTATGAATCCGCCATGTCCGCCTCCGCCGGCAGCTTTACCCAACCGCTGCGGGTGATGTTCGCGCCGCTCTACAAGATGCGTAAAACCCTCGACCCGGCTCCCGCCATGCAGCGTGCGTTGGAGCGTACCACGCAGGCCGCCGCGCGCACCGAACCGGTGTTCGACGACCATATCGTGATGCCGATTGTGCGCGGCGTGCAGCGTCTCAGCCGTACCGCGCAGTGGATCCAGCACGGCGATTTTCGGGTGTACTGCCTGTATGTGGTCGCCGCGCTGGTGATCCTGATGCTGGTCACTGTGGTTTAA
- a CDS encoding 4Fe-4S dicluster domain-containing protein, protein MNRFVIAEPKRCIGCNTCMAACTQVHRQQGLQTHPRLTVERDAGGTAPVLCRHCEDAPCAKVCPVNAIRHEDHAVMLDENACVGCKLCAIACPFGAITPSGSKPLSTPETFDQHIPLSLLSDVPVSVSSIHPMLSWNAGIRSIAVKCDLCHFSEQGPECVRVCPTQALYLIDDTELDNAVAAKRMQAAVWPAGNDPFPTTDHQREPKL, encoded by the coding sequence ATGAACCGCTTCGTCATTGCGGAGCCAAAACGTTGTATCGGATGCAACACCTGTATGGCCGCCTGTACACAGGTGCACCGACAGCAAGGTCTGCAAACCCATCCGCGACTGACGGTGGAGCGTGATGCCGGCGGCACCGCGCCGGTGTTGTGCCGTCACTGCGAAGATGCGCCTTGCGCCAAAGTGTGTCCGGTCAATGCCATCAGGCATGAAGATCATGCAGTAATGCTGGATGAGAACGCCTGTGTTGGCTGCAAACTCTGTGCGATTGCCTGTCCGTTTGGCGCGATTACGCCATCCGGCAGCAAGCCGTTGTCCACGCCGGAAACCTTCGACCAGCACATTCCGTTGTCGCTGTTGTCGGATGTTCCGGTCAGCGTTTCGTCCATTCATCCCATGCTGTCCTGGAACGCCGGGATACGCAGCATCGCGGTGAAATGCGATCTGTGTCATTTCAGCGAACAGGGGCCGGAATGCGTCCGCGTTTGTCCCACCCAGGCGCTCTACCTGATTGACGATACGGAACTGGACAACGCCGTCGCCGCCAAGCGTATGCAGGCGGCGGTCTGGCCGGCCGGCAACGACCCCTTCCCGACAACGGACCATCAACGGGAGCCGAAACTATGA
- a CDS encoding HypC/HybG/HupF family hydrogenase formation chaperone, protein MCLGIPGQVVEWASEEQQLAWVDVCGVRREVNVALVAGDEALLGCWVLVHVGFAMSRLDEQEARDTLDALRQMEEVEQDVSAFLSQSA, encoded by the coding sequence ATGTGCCTTGGTATACCGGGTCAGGTAGTAGAGTGGGCGTCAGAAGAGCAGCAACTGGCGTGGGTGGATGTTTGCGGCGTGCGGCGAGAAGTCAATGTGGCGTTGGTGGCGGGCGATGAGGCGCTGCTCGGCTGTTGGGTGTTGGTTCACGTTGGGTTCGCCATGAGCCGGCTGGATGAGCAGGAGGCGCGCGATACGCTGGACGCGCTCAGGCAGATGGAGGAGGTGGAGCAGGATGTCTCCGCGTTTTTGTCTCAGTCGGCATAA
- a CDS encoding DMT family transporter — protein MLSGIFFALSAGLMWGLVFVAPLLVADYPAALQSTARYLAFGLVALPLAWLDRTRLRQLQRADWLEALKLAAVGNLLYYLFLASAIQRTGAPVTSMIIGTLPVVMAVSANLLYSRHEGKLSWKRLAPALLAIAAGLLLVNIAELELTAPTSLSHYLSGIALALLALACWTWYPLRNARWLKQNPATTPATWATAQGIMTLPLALAGFVLVNGYLALTAPAFSLPFGPDPWVFIALMIAIGLLSSWLGTLCWNAASQRLPTVLVGPLLVFETLSALAYTFLLRQAWPPLMALAGILCLIVGVIYAMRLKPQPVEQPEKPTSNARTGEC, from the coding sequence ATGTTAAGCGGTATTTTTTTCGCGCTCTCCGCCGGGTTGATGTGGGGGCTGGTATTTGTTGCACCGTTACTGGTGGCGGATTATCCCGCCGCGTTACAGTCCACTGCGCGTTATCTGGCATTTGGGCTGGTGGCGCTGCCGCTGGCGTGGCTCGACAGAACACGGCTGCGCCAGCTTCAGCGCGCCGACTGGCTGGAGGCATTGAAACTGGCGGCGGTGGGCAACCTGCTGTATTACCTGTTTTTAGCCAGCGCCATTCAACGCACCGGCGCGCCTGTCACCAGCATGATCATCGGTACATTGCCGGTGGTGATGGCCGTCAGCGCCAATCTGCTCTATAGCCGTCACGAAGGGAAATTGTCATGGAAACGTCTGGCGCCGGCACTGCTGGCAATCGCTGCCGGGCTGTTGCTGGTGAACATCGCGGAACTTGAACTGACGGCCCCGACCTCGCTCAGCCATTATCTCTCCGGTATTGCGCTGGCGCTGCTGGCGCTCGCCTGCTGGACCTGGTACCCGCTGCGCAACGCCCGCTGGTTGAAACAAAACCCGGCCACCACTCCCGCCACCTGGGCCACTGCGCAAGGCATCATGACGCTACCGCTGGCGTTGGCGGGGTTTGTGCTGGTCAATGGTTATCTGGCGCTGACGGCACCCGCGTTCTCATTGCCATTTGGCCCCGACCCGTGGGTGTTTATCGCACTGATGATCGCGATCGGGTTACTCAGCTCCTGGCTGGGCACACTCTGCTGGAATGCCGCCAGCCAGCGGCTGCCGACGGTACTGGTGGGGCCATTGCTGGTGTTCGAAACGCTGTCGGCGCTGGCGTACACCTTTCTGCTGCGCCAGGCATGGCCGCCGTTGATGGCGCTGGCGGGCATCCTGTGTCTGATTGTCGGCGTGATTTACGCCATGCGGCTCAAACCGCAACCGGTGGAACAGCCGGAAAAGCCGACGTCAAACGCCCGCACCGGCGAATGCTGA
- the cbl gene encoding HTH-type transcriptional regulator Cbl produces MNFQQLKIIRESSRCNYNLTEVANSLFTSQSGVSRHIRELEEELGIEIFIRRGKRLLGMTEPGKELLVMAERILNDANHIRRLANLFSDNDSGQLVIATTHTQARYSLPTVIREFRALYPQVQLVLNQGTPDEIVSMLESGAADIGIATEQLMNTGSLAAFSYYRWNHAILVPEGHPLASEPVVTLDKLSAVPLITYRQGITGRSRIDRAFSAAGLSPHVAISAQDSDVIKTYVGLGLGVGIVADQSFDAERDVGLIKLDGRHLFEASTVWLGLKRGQLQRNYTWKFIQLCNPELTQEEIKARVLSDDSETAIDYQI; encoded by the coding sequence GTGAATTTTCAACAGTTGAAAATTATCCGTGAATCATCACGGTGCAATTACAACCTCACCGAGGTGGCGAATAGCCTATTCACTTCCCAGTCCGGCGTAAGCCGCCATATCCGAGAGCTGGAAGAGGAACTGGGGATTGAGATCTTTATCCGTCGCGGCAAGCGGCTGCTGGGGATGACTGAGCCGGGCAAGGAGTTGCTGGTTATGGCGGAGCGTATTCTCAACGACGCCAACCATATCCGCCGGCTGGCGAATCTGTTCAGCGATAACGATAGCGGGCAGTTGGTGATCGCCACCACCCACACGCAGGCGCGCTATAGCCTGCCGACGGTGATCCGCGAATTCCGTGCGCTCTATCCGCAGGTTCAACTGGTGTTGAATCAGGGTACGCCGGACGAGATCGTCAGTATGCTGGAGTCCGGCGCCGCAGATATCGGCATCGCGACCGAACAACTGATGAATACCGGTTCATTGGCGGCGTTCTCTTATTACCGCTGGAACCATGCCATTCTGGTGCCGGAGGGGCATCCGCTGGCCAGCGAGCCGGTGGTGACGCTGGACAAGCTCAGCGCGGTGCCGTTGATTACCTATCGACAAGGGATTACCGGGCGCTCCCGCATCGATCGCGCGTTTTCCGCCGCCGGACTGTCGCCGCATGTCGCCATCAGCGCCCAGGATTCCGACGTGATCAAAACCTATGTGGGGTTGGGTTTAGGGGTGGGGATCGTGGCGGATCAATCGTTTGATGCCGAACGCGATGTGGGTCTGATTAAACTGGACGGCCGTCATTTATTTGAGGCCAGTACCGTCTGGCTGGGGCTTAAGCGCGGTCAGTTGCAGCGCAATTACACCTGGAAATTCATTCAGTTGTGCAACCCGGAGTTGACTCAGGAAGAGATCAAAGCGCGTGTCTTGAGTGATGACAGCGAAACTGCCATCGACTATCAGATCTGA
- the gltP gene encoding glutamate/aspartate:proton symporter GltP, with amino-acid sequence MKKQNVSLAWQILIALILGIAVGAFLHEYPADKQWLISNILSPAGDIFIRLIKMIVVPIVITTLVVGIAGVGDAKKLGRIGLKTILYFEIITTLAIVLGVTLANIFQPGHGIDMSMLTRVDISQYEKTTEQVQSGSHSLITTIMSLIPPNIFAALAKGDMLPVIFFAVLFGLGLSSLPREQRDPLLNVFRSASETMFRVTNMIMRYAPVGVFALISVTVANFGFASLWPLAKLVVMVYVSILFFALVVLGTVARICRLRIMTLIRILKDELVLAYSTASSETVLPRIIEKMEAYGAPKAITSFVVPTGYSFNLDGSTLYQSIAAIFIAQLYGIDLSLWQELMLVLTLMITSKGIAGVPGVSFVVLLATLGSVGIPLEGLAFIAGVDRILDMARTALNVVGNALAVLVIAKWEGQFDTEKARAYEQAMARQAEPRPARQE; translated from the coding sequence ATGAAAAAACAGAATGTTAGCCTCGCATGGCAAATTCTCATCGCGTTAATCCTCGGTATTGCCGTCGGGGCTTTTTTGCATGAATACCCTGCCGACAAGCAGTGGTTGATCAGCAATATTCTCAGCCCGGCCGGTGATATTTTTATCCGGTTGATCAAGATGATCGTCGTGCCCATCGTGATTACCACGTTGGTGGTGGGGATTGCCGGGGTGGGCGATGCCAAGAAACTGGGCCGTATCGGGCTGAAAACCATTCTTTATTTTGAAATTATCACCACATTGGCGATTGTGCTGGGGGTGACGCTGGCGAATATTTTCCAGCCCGGTCACGGTATCGACATGTCGATGCTGACCCGCGTGGATATTTCCCAGTATGAGAAGACCACCGAACAGGTGCAGAGCGGCTCACACAGTCTGATTACGACGATTATGTCGCTGATCCCGCCTAACATTTTCGCTGCATTGGCGAAAGGGGACATGCTGCCGGTGATTTTCTTCGCCGTGCTGTTTGGTCTGGGGCTGTCCTCATTGCCGCGTGAACAGCGCGACCCGTTGTTGAACGTGTTTCGCAGCGCGTCGGAAACCATGTTCCGCGTCACCAATATGATCATGCGCTACGCACCGGTTGGAGTATTTGCGCTGATTTCGGTGACTGTCGCCAACTTCGGTTTCGCCTCGTTGTGGCCGCTGGCGAAGCTGGTGGTGATGGTATATGTGTCGATCCTGTTCTTTGCGCTGGTGGTGTTGGGCACCGTGGCGCGGATTTGTCGCCTGCGCATCATGACGCTGATTCGTATCCTGAAGGATGAACTGGTGCTGGCGTACTCCACCGCCAGCTCGGAAACCGTACTGCCGCGCATCATCGAGAAGATGGAGGCTTACGGCGCGCCGAAAGCCATCACCAGCTTCGTGGTGCCGACCGGTTACTCGTTCAACCTTGATGGTTCGACCCTGTACCAAAGCATTGCCGCCATCTTCATTGCCCAGCTCTATGGTATCGACCTGAGTCTGTGGCAGGAGCTGATGCTGGTGCTGACGCTGATGATCACCTCCAAAGGGATCGCCGGTGTACCGGGTGTTTCTTTCGTTGTACTGCTGGCGACGCTGGGCAGCGTCGGCATTCCGCTGGAGGGATTGGCGTTTATCGCGGGCGTCGATCGTATTCTGGACATGGCCCGTACTGCGCTGAACGTGGTGGGCAATGCGCTGGCGGTACTGGTCATCGCCAAATGGGAAGGGCAGTTCGACACGGAAAAAGCGCGGGCGTATGAACAGGCGATGGCGCGGCAGGCGGAACCGCGCCCCGCCCGCCAAGAATAG
- a CDS encoding AraC family transcriptional regulator, translating into MGFSSPEDGCHALDLSVGEACGLPVFGVTVRYPAGHVVPLHTHAHGHLIYANRGLLRVEAESGQWLVPPTAAVWLRSGVAHRLVVPVALQAHGLFVRDDVCARLPAADCVVHVSALLRELIMALTQADSPTTPSQRIRLLSALLVEELHNQPVLPLHLPWPTGDADSPIPHVCQALLDNPCNAATAAEWADKLAMADKTFHRHFIQSTGMTFGKWRQQLRLMSSLTLLMQGMPITQVALASGYDSHSAYTTAFSKQFGQPPSAFAANR; encoded by the coding sequence ATGGGCTTTTCATCTCCCGAAGACGGCTGTCATGCGCTCGACCTGAGCGTAGGAGAGGCGTGCGGTCTGCCGGTATTCGGCGTAACCGTGCGCTACCCTGCGGGCCATGTCGTTCCTTTGCACACGCATGCGCATGGTCATCTGATATATGCGAATCGCGGTTTATTACGTGTAGAAGCCGAAAGCGGCCAGTGGCTGGTGCCGCCCACGGCGGCGGTCTGGTTACGGTCTGGCGTGGCGCACCGTCTGGTTGTGCCCGTGGCACTGCAGGCACATGGCCTGTTCGTGCGCGATGATGTTTGCGCCCGTCTGCCGGCCGCCGATTGCGTTGTGCATGTCTCCGCTCTGCTGCGCGAGTTGATCATGGCATTGACCCAAGCCGACAGCCCGACCACACCGTCTCAACGTATACGCTTGCTTAGCGCGCTTCTGGTCGAAGAACTGCACAACCAGCCCGTTCTTCCGCTTCATCTCCCCTGGCCGACGGGCGATGCTGACAGCCCGATACCCCATGTGTGTCAGGCTCTGCTGGACAACCCCTGCAATGCCGCCACCGCCGCCGAGTGGGCAGACAAGCTGGCAATGGCCGATAAAACGTTCCATCGACACTTTATCCAATCGACCGGCATGACCTTCGGTAAATGGCGTCAGCAATTACGGTTGATGTCGTCTCTGACGCTATTGATGCAGGGAATGCCGATAACACAGGTGGCACTGGCGAGTGGTTACGATAGCCACAGCGCCTACACCACGGCATTCAGTAAACAATTTGGCCAGCCGCCTTCTGCATTTGCAGCGAATAGATAA
- a CDS encoding 2-isopropylmalate synthase codes for MLTDPSQKYRPLSPVNLADREWPSRTLTQAPIWLSTDMRDGNQALFEPMNRERKLRLFHELVRIGFKEIEVGFPAASRTDFEIVRHLIDADQIPEDVTPMVMTQLRDDLITETVRSVAGARRVIVHVYNAIAPVWRERVFGMSVPQIIDMVERHIALFKRLTAAHPDTEWILQYSPETFCMAELDVSLAVCNAAIRAWDAGPQRRMIINLPTTVEVSTPNVFADQVEWIDRRLARREHIVLSVHPHNDRGTGVACAEQAMLAGAQRVEGCLFGNGERSGNVDVVTLALNLYTQGIAPGLDFSDIAAVARVAEACTALPIHPRHPYVGDLVFTAFSGSHQDAIAKGFAAQQADAPWCVPYLPIDPKDLGRTYDSIVRVNSQSGKGGIAFLLQRDHGIVMPRRMQVEFSAIVQAQADASETELTSEQIWAVFERAYLAPVREQSGFIYRNYHLFDHPNGLGIVLELADADGNIKTYEGTGNGPIAATVAALGLPLRLDSYEERSLGAGSDAVALAIVEAAMVGVPGSRFGVGQHSNIVTASVLAVLSAAARFSMSGETAG; via the coding sequence ATGCTGACTGATCCTTCCCAGAAATATCGCCCGCTCTCCCCGGTCAATCTTGCCGATCGTGAGTGGCCGTCACGTACCCTGACGCAGGCGCCGATCTGGCTGTCCACCGACATGCGAGACGGCAACCAGGCGTTGTTTGAGCCGATGAACCGTGAGCGCAAGCTGCGCTTGTTCCATGAACTGGTACGCATTGGTTTCAAAGAAATTGAAGTCGGCTTTCCCGCCGCCTCGCGTACTGATTTCGAGATCGTGCGTCATCTCATTGATGCAGACCAAATCCCCGAAGATGTTACCCCTATGGTCATGACGCAATTGCGCGATGACTTGATCACCGAGACGGTGCGCAGCGTGGCTGGGGCGCGGCGAGTGATCGTGCATGTCTACAACGCCATTGCGCCCGTCTGGCGTGAGAGGGTATTCGGCATGAGCGTGCCGCAGATTATCGACATGGTGGAACGTCACATCGCGCTGTTCAAACGGCTGACCGCAGCTCATCCGGACACCGAATGGATCCTGCAATACTCGCCCGAGACCTTCTGCATGGCGGAGTTGGATGTTTCACTGGCTGTCTGCAATGCCGCTATCCGTGCATGGGACGCCGGGCCGCAGCGGAGAATGATCATCAACTTGCCGACCACGGTCGAAGTGTCCACCCCTAACGTCTTCGCTGACCAGGTTGAATGGATAGATCGGCGATTGGCGCGGCGCGAACATATCGTCCTCTCCGTGCATCCCCACAACGATCGGGGCACTGGCGTGGCCTGTGCCGAACAAGCCATGCTGGCGGGGGCGCAACGGGTCGAAGGCTGTCTGTTCGGCAACGGTGAGCGTAGCGGCAATGTTGATGTGGTGACGCTGGCGCTGAACCTGTACACCCAGGGCATTGCGCCAGGCCTGGATTTTTCCGACATCGCGGCGGTTGCCCGCGTGGCGGAGGCGTGTACCGCGCTGCCTATTCATCCGCGCCACCCGTATGTCGGCGATCTGGTCTTCACCGCGTTCTCCGGCTCGCACCAGGATGCCATCGCCAAGGGCTTTGCCGCGCAACAGGCAGATGCGCCCTGGTGCGTGCCTTACCTGCCTATCGATCCTAAAGATTTGGGCCGTACTTACGACAGCATCGTGCGAGTCAATAGCCAGTCGGGCAAAGGGGGGATTGCCTTTCTGCTGCAACGTGACCACGGCATCGTCATGCCGCGCCGCATGCAGGTAGAGTTCAGCGCGATAGTCCAGGCGCAGGCCGATGCCAGCGAGACGGAACTGACCAGCGAGCAAATCTGGGCGGTATTTGAGCGTGCCTACCTTGCCCCGGTGCGGGAACAATCCGGCTTTATTTATCGCAACTACCATTTGTTTGATCACCCGAACGGGCTGGGCATCGTGCTGGAGCTCGCGGATGCCGATGGCAACATCAAAACCTACGAGGGTACAGGCAATGGCCCTATTGCTGCGACGGTGGCGGCGTTGGGTTTACCGTTGCGCCTCGACAGTTATGAGGAACGTAGCCTGGGCGCAGGTTCGGATGCGGTCGCGCTGGCCATTGTGGAGGCCGCCATGGTCGGTGTGCCAGGCTCGCGCTTTGGCGTTGGTCAACACTCGAACATCGTTACCGCTTCGGTGTTGGCCGTGTTGAGTGCGGCGGCCAGGTTCTCGATGTCAGGCGAAACAGCCGGCTGA
- a CDS encoding YkgJ family cysteine cluster protein produces the protein MLINGKKTDLDPDAPPGMGVRQVAASSAQEGLTEDERADFLMAIERVRQRGYAYLKECHNADDAIKFIGDLHRAVDVVFQRESSSTLKPACKVGCSHCCRLRVEIIDAEAFRIAEALQRRSPAEQVALIARLRHHTAVPKPSSSHHAGLSDCAFLHDSRCSIYAVRPSVCRKAHSLSAELCHAAAPQLPQNFRLIIGAEALMSGVSAAYREAGLPSASRELCAAVLLALTDDTAKARWYAGISVFAD, from the coding sequence ATGTTGATCAACGGAAAGAAAACCGACTTAGACCCTGACGCACCGCCGGGCATGGGGGTTCGACAGGTTGCCGCGTCGTCCGCCCAAGAGGGGCTGACAGAAGATGAACGTGCCGACTTTCTGATGGCCATCGAGAGAGTTCGGCAACGCGGTTATGCCTACCTCAAGGAATGTCACAACGCCGACGATGCAATCAAATTTATCGGCGATCTCCATCGAGCCGTCGATGTCGTATTTCAACGGGAATCGTCAAGCACCTTAAAACCGGCCTGCAAGGTGGGTTGTAGCCATTGCTGCCGTCTTCGCGTAGAAATTATCGATGCCGAGGCATTCCGCATTGCTGAAGCATTGCAGCGCCGTTCTCCGGCCGAACAGGTTGCGCTGATCGCGCGCTTGCGCCATCACACGGCCGTTCCAAAGCCTTCGTCGTCGCACCATGCAGGCTTATCCGACTGTGCCTTTCTGCATGATTCCCGATGTTCCATCTATGCTGTACGGCCTTCGGTTTGCCGCAAGGCCCACTCTCTGTCTGCCGAGCTATGCCATGCGGCGGCCCCGCAATTGCCCCAAAATTTCCGATTGATCATTGGGGCCGAGGCGCTGATGTCAGGCGTATCCGCAGCATATCGCGAAGCCGGTTTACCGTCGGCAAGTCGCGAATTATGTGCTGCTGTACTGCTTGCACTGACGGACGACACGGCGAAAGCCCGGTGGTACGCGGGTATCTCGGTCTTTGCTGATTAG
- a CDS encoding YdcF family protein, with translation MHLSDAMMTDLNTLATWLAQDDMPGLTHINPDGLILAGHAVLPNILGALALAQSINIPVLLSGGIGHSTALLQTAMAKNPLTTTIDTAGMCEAEMLSAIAGRVFGMADAQILMEPRSRNCGENADFSSELLRDGQRTWRNIILVQDPLMQRRTVETFMFHWRKKGMPCRFISWPVFVPYLVRIGDVPVIMGGQLPGIWDIERYIAMMLGELRRLNDDSNGYGPSGAGFIGHVDLPDKVMMAGERLTAHGLCWRS, from the coding sequence ATGCACTTATCCGACGCGATGATGACTGACCTGAATACGCTGGCAACCTGGCTGGCGCAAGACGATATGCCCGGTCTTACTCATATCAATCCTGATGGGCTTATTCTGGCCGGTCATGCGGTATTGCCCAACATTTTGGGTGCATTGGCGTTGGCGCAATCCATCAACATCCCGGTGTTACTGAGCGGCGGCATCGGGCATTCGACAGCATTGTTGCAGACAGCGATGGCGAAAAACCCCCTGACCACGACTATCGATACGGCCGGCATGTGTGAAGCGGAGATGCTAAGCGCAATTGCCGGACGGGTGTTCGGTATGGCGGACGCGCAGATTCTGATGGAGCCCCGTTCCAGAAACTGTGGTGAGAATGCCGATTTCAGTAGCGAGTTGCTGCGTGATGGGCAGCGGACATGGCGCAACATTATCCTGGTGCAGGATCCGCTGATGCAGCGGCGAACGGTTGAAACCTTTATGTTTCATTGGCGTAAAAAGGGAATGCCGTGCCGTTTCATCAGTTGGCCGGTGTTTGTTCCGTATCTGGTCAGGATTGGCGATGTACCGGTCATTATGGGGGGGCAACTGCCAGGTATATGGGACATTGAGCGTTATATCGCCATGATGCTGGGCGAGCTTCGCCGTCTTAACGATGATAGCAATGGGTATGGCCCATCAGGCGCCGGTTTTATCGGGCATGTCGATCTTCCCGACAAGGTGATGATGGCAGGGGAGCGGTTGACGGCGCATGGTTTGTGCTGGCGAAGTTAA